TCGAGGTGCTTGTAGTTGATCCCGGCGAACGCGCGGCGCACCGGGAAGCCCTCGCCCTCGAAGCCGGTCGGCGCGGTGGTGACCGCGAGGACGGGACGGGCGACGGCGTCGCCCGAGGCGGCCACCTTGGGCAGGGTCAGCGGGTTTTCTACGGTCACTGCGGGCATGGGAGCCACCTCCGGGCGGGATCTGCTTCCAATTTAGTTGAACAGTGAACATCTTGCAAGGCGTCATTCATTCCCGGCGGGGCGAGGGCGGCGGCCACGGGCAACGGAAGCACGGCGGCGCACACGGAGAAGGCCCGCACCACCCGGGTACGAGCCTTGGGGGCGGGCGGATCGAGGGCGTCAGCCGTACATGCGCCGCATCGCGAAATCGACCATCTGCTCGACAGCCTTGGCGTCGAAGACCATCCGGTGGTCGCCCTCCATGTCCAGGACGAAGCCGTACCCGGTCGGGAGCAGGTCGATCACCTCGGCGCCGGTGATCACGAAGTACTTCGACTCCTTGCCCGCGTACCGCCGCAGCTCCTTGAGCGTGCTGAACATCGGGATCACCGGGTGCTGGGTGTTGTGCAGCGCGAGGAAACCCGGGCCGTCGCCGCGCGGGCAGTAGACCTTCGAGGTCGCGAAGATCTGCTGGAAGTCCTCCGCCGCGAGGGTGCCGGTGGTGAAGGCCCGTACCGCGTCCGCCAGGGAAGGCGGCGAAGGCTCGGGGTACAGCGGCTGCTCGGCGTAGCCGCCCATCTGCCCCATCTGACCCATCTGCTGCTGTGCACCCGGGTTCTGGTCGTAGCCGTACATGCCCCAAAGAGTAATCGGACACATCTCCGGCTTGAGGGGTTGCGCCTTATTACTGACGGGTAGCATCATCGGAGAGGTCGACTGGTACGCGTCACACAGCCGGCCGGCCTTCCGCACAGCCCGTCGCCCGACCCGCACCACTCCCCGGGGCGCTGCGCGCCACTGCTATTGATTACGGAGCCTTCCCATGGGGCACTACAAGTCGAATCTCCGCGACATCGAGTTCAACCTCTTCGAGGTCCTCGGGCGCGACAAGCTGTACGGCACCGGTCCGTTCGCGGAGATGGACGTCGAGACCGCGAAGAGCATCCTGGACGAGGTCACCCGCCTCGCGGAGAACGAGCTCGCCGACTCCTACGCCGACGCCGACCGCAACCCGCCGGTCTTCGACCCCGCGACCCACACCGCACCGGTCCCGGAGAGCTTCAAGCGGTCCTACCAGGCCTTCATGGACTCCGAGTACTGGCGCCTGGGCCTCCCCGAGGAGATCGGCGGCACCACCTCGCCCCGCTCCCTGATCTGGGCCTACGCGGAGATGCTGCTCGGCGCCAACCCGGCCCTGTGGATGTACTCCTCGGGCCCCGCGTTCGCGGGCATCCTGCACGCCGAGGGCAACGACGCGCAGAAGAAGGTCGCCGAGATCGCCGTCGAGAAGCAGTGGGGCTCGACGATGGTCCTGACCGAGCCGGACGCCGGTTCGGACGTCGGCGCCGGCCGCACCAAGGCGGTCCAGCAGGACGACGGCTCCTGGCACATCACGGGCGTGAAGCGCTTCATCACGTCCGGCGAGCACGACATGTCGGAGAACATCCTCCACTACGTGCTGGCCCGCCCCGAGGGCGCCGGACCGGGCACCAAGGGCCTCTCGCTCTTCCTCGTCCCCAAGTACCACTTCGACTGGCAGACCGGCGAGCTGGGCGAGCGCAACGGCGTCTACGCCACGAACGTCGAGCACAAGATGGGCCTCAAGGCCTCCAACACCTGCGAGATGACCTTCGGCGACCAGCACCCCGCCCAGGGCTGGCTGATCGGCGACAAGCACGACGGCATCCGCCAGATGTTCATGATCATCGAGTTCGCGCGGATGATGGTCGGCACGAAGGCCATCGCCACCCTCTCCACCGGCTACCTCAACGCGCTGGAGTACGCCAAGGAGCGCGTCCAGGGC
The DNA window shown above is from Streptomyces sp. NBC_00247 and carries:
- a CDS encoding SseB family protein; this encodes MYGYDQNPGAQQQMGQMGQMGGYAEQPLYPEPSPPSLADAVRAFTTGTLAAEDFQQIFATSKVYCPRGDGPGFLALHNTQHPVIPMFSTLKELRRYAGKESKYFVITGAEVIDLLPTGYGFVLDMEGDHRMVFDAKAVEQMVDFAMRRMYG
- a CDS encoding acyl-CoA dehydrogenase — its product is MGHYKSNLRDIEFNLFEVLGRDKLYGTGPFAEMDVETAKSILDEVTRLAENELADSYADADRNPPVFDPATHTAPVPESFKRSYQAFMDSEYWRLGLPEEIGGTTSPRSLIWAYAEMLLGANPALWMYSSGPAFAGILHAEGNDAQKKVAEIAVEKQWGSTMVLTEPDAGSDVGAGRTKAVQQDDGSWHITGVKRFITSGEHDMSENILHYVLARPEGAGPGTKGLSLFLVPKYHFDWQTGELGERNGVYATNVEHKMGLKASNTCEMTFGDQHPAQGWLIGDKHDGIRQMFMIIEFARMMVGTKAIATLSTGYLNALEYAKERVQGSDLSQFMDKTAPKVTITHHPDVRRSLMTQKAYAEGMRSLVLHTASVQDAIQVKEAAGEDAKALHGLNDLLLPIVKGYGSERSYEQLAQSLQTFGGSGYLQEYPIEQYIRDAKIDTLYEGTTAIQGQDFFFRKIVRDQGASLNTLSEEIKKFLAGAQGNEELAPALDSLAKAAVDLEAIVGTMITDLTATGEDVKSIYKVGLNTTRLLLASGDVVVGYLLLKGASVAAEKLPTASGKDIAFYQGKIAAAKFFAANVLPGVSTERALAESVDNSLMELDEAAF